A region of Bifidobacteriaceae bacterium DNA encodes the following proteins:
- a CDS encoding response regulator transcription factor, whose translation MQGSDLEPRPLSQINVMIVDDHEVVRRGIAEVVERSDGMRVVAEAGSVAEALRRAVLVAPHVILVDLRLPDGTGIDLMKQLRTAAPTARPVVLTSFDDDDALAAALEVGAAAFLIKSVRGAEIADVIRAVAQGRTLLDERTLTRRRADHEDPTADLTPSEHKVLALIGEGLSNREIAERLGVAEKTVKNHITSLLAKMGLQRRTQVAAWVAAKESSSWRS comes from the coding sequence GTGCAAGGAAGTGACCTCGAACCCAGACCCCTTAGCCAAATCAACGTCATGATCGTGGACGACCACGAAGTCGTCCGCCGAGGCATCGCCGAAGTAGTCGAGCGCTCGGACGGCATGCGGGTGGTGGCAGAGGCCGGCTCCGTGGCCGAAGCGCTGCGGCGGGCGGTGCTCGTGGCCCCCCACGTCATCCTGGTCGACCTGCGGCTCCCGGACGGCACGGGCATTGACCTGATGAAACAGCTGCGCACGGCCGCCCCCACGGCCCGGCCGGTGGTGTTGACGTCTTTTGACGACGATGACGCGCTGGCCGCCGCGCTCGAGGTGGGTGCCGCGGCGTTCCTCATCAAGTCGGTCCGCGGCGCGGAAATCGCGGACGTGATCAGGGCCGTCGCCCAGGGCCGGACGCTCTTGGACGAGCGGACGCTGACCCGGCGCCGCGCCGACCACGAGGACCCGACCGCCGACCTGACCCCGTCAGAGCACAAGGTTCTGGCCCTGATCGGCGAGGGCCTGTCGAACCGCGAGATCGCGGAGCGCCTGGGCGTGGCCGAGAAGACGGTCAAGAACCACATCACTTCGCTGCTCGCGAAGATGGGCTTGCAGCGCCGCACGCAGGTGGCCGCCTGGGTGGCGGCCAAAGAGTCGAGTTCCTG